The genome window TTCTCCTTCCCAACAATCCCTCTCATACCTTGatgtccttttgtttttaatccacTGAGCAGAATAGTTAGTTACTTTGCATGAATGGAATGTTATTTACCAGAACATGAAAAACTTATCATTGGCTCTTCGTTAAAGAAAATGACTCCTCCCCGGTACCCATTAGCTTCAGATAGTCACTGATGAGTTACAACCCAATGCATGATGAAATGGGAACAGGGCCATTCTTTATACAGGGGACCACAGCTTCACCAAGGGTACAATGTCCATGTTACAACTATAAGGCATTATTTCCACAGCACTTTCCCCAacctttggctcttacattcCTTCTGCTATGTCTTCCTGGATGTTCCCTGACCTTGAAGGGAGTGAAATAAATGACCACTCCATATTAATTTGTTCTCTGCACTTCGACAAACTGTGAATCTTGCATTAACTACTGTTCCCGACAAAAAGCAGCTTCTCTGCTGAAGGCTGGCAGTAGCACTAATACATAGATCCAGTTAGTAAGAAAGCTGTTTGATCTCATGCCTGTTTAGCAAAAGAGCCACAGACTCTTTACAAACCTGCAGTACAAAGCATAAGTTCCCTTCTGCATAGCGGGtttcaaatccaatcagaaagcagttggttgCCCCTATAATCACAGTGCCATCATTGCACTGCTATCCATATGGTACTAGGCAGGTCATTACTGGAAGTCATGGACTCCAAGTCGGgtgagactgttgatgactttttTCCCGCAGCGGCTTACATAGCGCCTTCTAGCAATGTGAAAGGTACTCAGGACGGAGGAGCGTTCCATTTCAAATAAGAGTTTTATTTCTCAGGATCTTACAACCTCAGTATGTATTTTCAGCAAAAATGGTCTCATGGTCTCGTTCTGGTAGGAAATTAAGAACATTAGCAATTGTCTGTAATGCCTGGAGGGTCCCTGGGGCCTCCTTGACCAACAGCTTGCATGGAGATATCGCACACCTGCTGAAGGAATTTTCATTTGCTAATGCCTAGCTTCTGAGAGGAGCATTATCCACACACTCAGGGGGTTTGTACAAACTTTTTTAAGTTATGATTTTTAATAGAATCGTGGAATAGGAGGTTTCCATGGGGTTTTCATACATCCTTGATTTTGCTTAATTGTTCACCCACTTTTTCACTCCCCTAAACCTCTGCCATCATTTCTGATTAAGCCTTTCCACTCAAAGTATTCCCTCCCCTCCAGGTTTATAACACATGTGTTCTGCTAGTTCCCCCTCCCCCTGTAATGGTCTCTAACAAGCTTCACAGTAATCTTATTGAGAGGAAAAGtagtatattttaaaacacacTATCATTACTATTGGTGCTGGGTTGCCATACTACTCTTGAGTGTCATCCTTGGGGGGAGTTCATAATTGAAGAGTCCAGATTACGATATACAAACAATATTTAAATAAAGGCAAATAAATTTTTCTTCCACAGATACACGAACATCTCATCTGAATTCTATAGATTTCTCAGGGCATGGATGAATTCTGATGATCATTTGCCAACATTCCCTGCTATGACCACCATCTCCAAAACTATGGCAAGGAGAACATGAATGGGAGGACCTCATTGATGAAAATTCTCTGTAAGAACTGAAACTACTTCAGGGGAAACACAGAAACTTCTTACTCTGAAAGGAAAATGAGGAGGCTAAGAACTTGGTCAAGAAGCCACCTGAGACAAATGTACAGAAATAGGAATAACTCCAGTAAATCAGCTTAACACAGATATTACTAACCAGGCATGAGAGACCTTCAGTGTGTAAATAACAGAGTTGTCTCTGTGCGTTTCCATGTTATATATTCTTTTAATGTATTTTCTGTCAATCCTTAGAACATATTGTTTAAAATCATAACAAATAGTAGtgagttttttttaaacagtcttgAAGTTAGGGAACTGGACGTCTTCCCTACAACTACAAAATCTATCCAGAGACAGGGAGATGaacaaccacagcagcagcacctCAGACTTCATCCTGCTGGGTCTCTCTTCCAATCCCTGGATGCAGAAGCCCCTTTTTGCCATCTTCTTCGCCATGTACCTGGTCACCGTGGTGGGGAATGTGCTCATCATCCTGGCCATCCGCTCTGACTCCAGGCTCCACACCCCCATGTACTTTTTCCTCAGCAACTTGTCATTCATGGATATCTGCTTCACAACAGTCACTGTGCCCAAGATGCTAGTGAACCTGCTCTCAGAGACAAAGACTATCTCCTACATGGGATGTCTCATCCAGATGTATTTCTTTATGGCCTTGGGGAACACTGACAGCTACCTGCTGGCCTCCATGGCCATTGACCGACTGGTGGCCATCTGCAACCCTTTACATTATGATGTGGTGATGAGGCCACGACGCTGCCTCCTCATGCTGCTGGGTTCTTGCACCATCTCCCATCTCCATGCCCTGTTCCGTGTCCTTCTCATGTCTCGCCTCTCATTCTGTGCCTCCCATGTCATTAAGCACTTTTTCTGTGACACCCAGCCTGTGCTGAAGCTGTCCTGCTCTGACACATCCTCCAGCCAGATCGTGGTCTTGACTGAGACCCTGGCTGTCATTGTGACCCCCTTCCTATGCATCCTCTTCTCCTACCTGAGAATCATTGTCACTGTGCTCAGGATCCCCTCTGCAGCTGGAAAGTGGAAAGCCTTCTCTACCTGTGGCTCCCACCTCACTGTAGTGGCCCTGTTCTATGGGAGTATCATCTATGTCTACTTTAGGCCCCTGTCCATGTACTCAGTGGTGAAGGACCGAGTAGCCACTGTTATGTACACAGTAGTGACTCCTATGATGAATCCTTTCATCTATAGCCTGAGGAACAAAGATATGAAGAGAGGTCTGCGGAAGTTAATGGACAAAGTTCACTTATAGAAAAGCCAAAATGAGGGACAAGAGTGATGATGGCTTAGTCATTAAAAGCATGCTGTTGCAAAggatatgagttcagttcccagtacccatgtcggGTGTCCCACAATGGTATATAACTCTATCTTCAAGAAATCAAcaccctcctctgtcccctctaggCATCATCACATATATGTCCATGCtcgtacacagacacacacatacaattcataaatacaattttgaaaaaaataaaaacaggatatTATCATACTTTATAGATGTTCTAGGACATCAGTAAGTTATTCTTCCTTTCTACACATTTCTTATACATTTTCCTCATAGATGGCATTGGCTTCCAATAAGATCATTGgcctaaaaacaaaatatttggttTTTAACAATGGTTTTCACAAAACACATGTTTAATACCAAGTCATAGCCTACTGGTGTCCAGTACTTATCAACAGTCTAATGCCACGGTGCTACAATAATTGTTTTGTGTGAATAACACTTCAAAACTTTTGCCAATGCACATAATCAAGTAGTTAGAGATTACTGTTAGTTTTCAGGTGAGGAATATGTGCAGATTTGTTATAGAGTTGAAAAGGACTTCTTACAGGAAGTAGTTAAGGAATGAGACTTGCCATTTGACAGGTGTTGCTTCAAAAGCTGAAGAATTGATCACAGCATTTTCAGTAAAGTGAAACTCACCCAAATATAGAATCAACAAACATTGAAGTAGAGCTTTGTGAGGCTCCTTCAATTTTGGTTTACAAAATCACAGCTAGaaatataaactataaaaaatatttattctaccTAAAAACATCCAACAATCAAGAAGACTCTTTGAATTCTCAGTGCCCAATTCTCTCACCTACAttaattcttcctttctcctcaagtCTAAAATTGTCAACAAAATTTCTCTCATATTCTGTAAAACACAATGTGTGTCATTCAGGAAAATATAAATTGTGCTGTGGAATGAAACAGGCAGAAAAGTCACAAAACCTTAACCCTGCACTTTACTTCAAATCTACACTCTGTGACCATCACAGAAAAGTCAAGAAAGCCAAGATTATGGTACCATCACCATAATAACCATTAGTCATCACTCTGTCCCAAGAAGAGAATAGCTCTTGAAGAATTTGTACTATCAAATAAGTAATCTTGTCCAGAAATAATTCAAACCACTTATGACCAGAACTTACTAGCCATGTCATCTGAAGACTCCATACAAATAAAGGGATCCAATGAGATCTGACTAAGTGCTTGTAAGATAGGCATCCAGAATTATTTAGTGACAATATTAATGACTTCTAAAAAACTGTAATCATGTACAAATTCTCATTATATATATCTTTATCAGTCCTTCCATTTACCCATTCATCTATTGATCAGCTCCATCCATttgtccatctatccatctaaatatccatccatccatttatttatccatccatctgGCTATCATCTAGCTATCTATAcatttatctatcatttatcagtctatccatctatcatccacCCATTTAaccatccatccatttgtctatCTCCTTCTGTTGTGGGTGCTAGTTTTTCAAacactactttatttgggggttccttgaAGCTTATACCTTCCTCCCAACCCTCCAACCCCAAGTAGGTGGAaaaagaaggttgtaagggaAAAGAGACATAgctctctttacttcttcctgctgggtagggtcataggattctttgGAGAGCAATACCAGTATCTATCTTCAGGAAGTCCAGAAATCCAGATAACTATCAAGGCAGCAAACCAGCAGAGAAAGCAGTCCTTCTCCACCTTCTCCAAACCACCActgcttcttcctctgggctatcatatttatacccctcaaagtcctcagaattcaactaattccagatGGCAAAGACCACACTACACACAAGACAGTTATCGGGTGTGGACTTCCTCAAATACCCCGCGTGGGATTAGAAGAAAAACATCATAAACCAAGAACATTTATGTccacaacatttccccctttctgtttaaaaaaaaaaacaactggctttttctctaacattaataAACTACATACAATAAGAGTTATGGAAATTATCAAGTAAGAATTACATTTGCAATCTTAGAAAAAAAGTGTTCTACCATCTATCCTATCCTAATGAGTCCTAAattctgtacctaaatcactttcttatcatATTTTCTATCAACCTAAAAGCATCTATCTGGaccttaaaacatatttttatacat of Meriones unguiculatus strain TT.TT164.6M chromosome 8, Bangor_MerUng_6.1, whole genome shotgun sequence contains these proteins:
- the LOC132656029 gene encoding olfactory receptor 1L6-like, producing the protein MNNHSSSTSDFILLGLSSNPWMQKPLFAIFFAMYLVTVVGNVLIILAIRSDSRLHTPMYFFLSNLSFMDICFTTVTVPKMLVNLLSETKTISYMGCLIQMYFFMALGNTDSYLLASMAIDRLVAICNPLHYDVVMRPRRCLLMLLGSCTISHLHALFRVLLMSRLSFCASHVIKHFFCDTQPVLKLSCSDTSSSQIVVLTETLAVIVTPFLCILFSYLRIIVTVLRIPSAAGKWKAFSTCGSHLTVVALFYGSIIYVYFRPLSMYSVVKDRVATVMYTVVTPMMNPFIYSLRNKDMKRGLRKLMDKVHL